A single Anatilimnocola floriformis DNA region contains:
- a CDS encoding DNA-directed RNA polymerase subunit alpha C-terminal domain-containing protein, protein MSTVVAVDFREIVLSNSSFGPREIAQIQQAIAEDYSQYNVLRDAVAELESREERTPASKVRLGACYFLLGRYRLAVETLSNADGGAAAYFYLGKSQFALGNYADAIKAYDKAKTAGYNTDDCALASAEAYRYQKNPQKALDTLDHLSGAVEQTAEYLYQRGATVSAMCGNPVEVCRLFERAVEADGRHPGALFGLAAENDRRGNDETALGLYQRAVSVFPPSMGALLNLGILYEDRAQYDRAQMCYQRVLDAYPDHQRARLYLKDASASGNVMLDEEAQRRQDRLAAILNVPVTDFELSVRSRNCLQKMGIRTLGDLTRTSEAELLASKNFGETSLVEIRDMLHSKGLELGQFAAEKAAPEPAMDTSNMSPDEAALLERPISELNLSVRARKCMARLGLTLIAELVRKTADDLLECKNFGVTSLNEVREKLTAMNLKLRGD, encoded by the coding sequence GATTCAGCAAGCGATTGCTGAAGACTACTCGCAGTACAATGTCCTGCGCGATGCAGTCGCCGAACTCGAGAGCCGTGAAGAACGGACCCCCGCTTCGAAGGTTCGCCTTGGAGCCTGCTACTTCCTGCTCGGCCGTTATCGCTTGGCCGTCGAAACGCTGAGCAACGCCGATGGTGGCGCTGCCGCCTACTTCTATCTCGGCAAGAGCCAGTTCGCCCTCGGCAACTATGCCGACGCGATCAAGGCTTATGACAAAGCCAAGACCGCCGGTTACAACACCGACGACTGTGCGCTGGCTTCGGCTGAAGCCTATCGCTATCAAAAGAATCCGCAGAAGGCCCTCGATACACTCGACCATCTGTCGGGTGCTGTCGAACAGACCGCCGAATATCTGTATCAGCGTGGTGCGACGGTTTCGGCCATGTGCGGAAACCCGGTCGAAGTCTGCCGCTTGTTCGAACGAGCTGTCGAAGCCGACGGCCGTCACCCTGGTGCACTGTTCGGTCTGGCTGCCGAAAACGATCGCCGCGGCAACGACGAAACGGCCCTCGGTTTGTATCAGCGGGCTGTCTCGGTTTTCCCGCCGAGCATGGGCGCTCTGCTGAACCTCGGCATTCTGTATGAAGACCGGGCTCAGTACGATCGCGCTCAAATGTGCTACCAGCGCGTGCTCGACGCGTATCCCGATCATCAGCGGGCCCGGTTGTATTTGAAGGATGCTTCGGCTTCGGGCAACGTGATGCTCGACGAAGAAGCCCAACGCCGCCAGGACCGTTTGGCCGCCATACTGAATGTGCCGGTCACCGATTTCGAACTGTCGGTCCGCAGCCGCAACTGCCTGCAAAAGATGGGCATCCGCACGCTGGGCGATCTCACTCGCACCTCGGAAGCGGAATTGCTCGCCAGCAAGAACTTCGGCGAAACCTCGCTCGTCGAGATTCGCGACATGCTGCACAGCAAGGGTCTCGAACTCGGCCAATTTGCCGCCGAGAAGGCCGCTCCCGAGCCGGCCATGGACACTTCGAACATGTCCCCCGACGAAGCCGCTCTGCTCGAACGGCCGATCTCGGAACTCAACCTGTCGGTGCGTGCCCGCAAGTGCATGGCCCGCCTTGGTCTGACCTTGATCGCCGAACTCGTCCGCAAGACGGCCGACGATCTGCTGGAATGCAAGAACTTCGGCGTGACCAGCTTGAACGAAGTCCGTGAAAAGCTGACGGCGATGAACCTCAAGCTCCGCGGAGACTAG
- a CDS encoding DUF1963 domain-containing protein gives MPWPTNGDEPLQFLAQLPLDCLGSFPPGSLLTLFRTDRLASEGRDNGSHCVFILRGDNLAEREPPAPDMDFAQSAIVLEESSEIPDWPIVVEALKYEFEKTDVKPFQKFRREEFPKYATAPNVSRLGGWPGWTQSPEAEDPLIAQISFSDYPPGDGGCLYVCQNGTGGLDMYLQYD, from the coding sequence ATGCCTTGGCCTACGAATGGTGACGAGCCGTTGCAGTTCCTGGCGCAATTGCCGCTCGATTGCCTCGGGAGCTTTCCGCCTGGTTCGCTTCTCACCCTCTTTCGCACCGATCGGTTGGCCTCCGAAGGGCGCGACAACGGCAGCCATTGTGTATTCATCTTGCGGGGCGACAACCTTGCCGAGCGCGAACCTCCTGCGCCCGATATGGACTTTGCACAGTCGGCAATCGTGCTCGAAGAAAGTAGCGAGATTCCCGATTGGCCAATTGTGGTCGAGGCTTTGAAATACGAATTCGAGAAGACCGACGTCAAGCCATTCCAAAAATTCCGACGCGAAGAATTCCCCAAGTACGCTACGGCGCCCAACGTGAGCCGACTCGGCGGCTGGCCCGGCTGGACTCAGTCTCCCGAAGCCGAAGACCCGTTGATCGCGCAGATTTCCTTCAGCGATTATCCGCCTGGCGATGGCGGTTGTTTATATGTTTGCCAGAATGGAACGGGCGGGCTCGATATGTATTTGCAATACGATTAA